One Punica granatum isolate Tunisia-2019 chromosome 3, ASM765513v2, whole genome shotgun sequence genomic window carries:
- the LOC116198527 gene encoding WD repeat-containing protein 55: MEIDLGKLPFDIDFHPSEQLVTAGLITGDLVLYRYSEDSSAKRLLEVNAHSESCRAVRFISDGKAILSGSPDCSILATDVETGSVVARVENAHEAAINRLVNLTEATIATGDDNGCIKVWDTRQRSCCNTFNTHEEYISDMTFASDSMKLLATSGDGTLSVCNLRSNKVQTRSEFSEDELLSVVIMKNGRKVICGTQTGTLLLYSWGFFKDCSDRFVDLSPNSVDVLLKLDEDTIITGSENGLISLVGILPNRIIRPLAEHSEYPIEGLAFSHDRKHLGSISHDQTLKLWDLNELLDDSTNAPPSQAAAEGSDSDEMDVDMEDTPKSKKGTKTRNAGKGDSTSAANFFAGL, from the exons ATGGAGATTGATTTGGGGAAGCTCCCCTTTGACATTGACTTCCATCCATCGGAGCAGCTCGTCACCGCCGGTCTCATcaccggcgacctcgtcct GTACCGTTATAGTGAAGATTCGTCGGCAAAGAG GCTATTAGAAGTAAACGCGCACAGTGAATCTTGTCGAGCTGTTCGATTTATCAGCGATGGGAAAG CAATTCTCTCGGGCTCCCCTGATTGCTCAATTCTGGCTACGGACGTGGAAACTGGATCCGTGGTAGCTCGGGTTGAGAATGCCCATGA GGCTGCTATCAATAGGTTAGTTAACCTGACAGAGGCTACTATTGCAACGGGAGATGATAATGGGTGTATCAAG GTATGGGATACAAGACAACGATCTTGTTGCAATACGTTTAACACACATGAAGAATACATTTCAGACATGACTTTTGCTTCTGACTCGATGAAGCTGCTGGCAACAAG CGGAGATGGTACTTTGTCTGTCTGCAATCTTCGAAGCAACAAA GTGCAAACCAGATCTGAATTCTCAGAAGATGAGTTACTTTCTGTTGTTATAATGAAG AATGGAAGAAAAGTTATTTGTGGAACTCAAACAGGAACATTATTACTGTATTCATGGGGTTTTTTCAAGGATTGCAG TGATCGCTTTGTTGACCTGTCCCCCAACTCAGTTGATGTACTATTGAAG CTGGATGAGGATACAATCATTACTGGATCAGAGAATGGGCTTATAAG CTTGGTAGGCATATTACCCAACAGAATCATTCGACCTCTGGCAGAGCATTCAGAATATCCTATAGAGGGCCTTG CGTTTTCTCATGATAGGAAGCATCTTGGCAGTATATCGCATGATCAGACATTGAAG CTTTGGGATTTGAATGAATTACTGGATGATTCTACAAATGCTCCACCCAGTCAAGCAGCTGCAGAAGGCAGTGACAGTGATGAGATGGATGTGGATATGGAGGATACCCCGAAGTCTAAGAAGG GAACAAAGACGAGAAATGCTGGTAAAGGAGATTCTACAAGCGCCGCGAACTTCTTTGCAGGCTTGTAG